TCCAGGACCTCCTCAGGCTGCAGCACTGGGCACTGCGCCCCAGCGGGGGGACCGTCCTGCTGCCTGCCTCGGCCCCCTGCCTCCAGGCTGGACACCAGGGCCACGGGCAAAGCCTGCTCCCACTTGGCAGCTCGAGCCAGCAGATGTGGCGGGGCTTGACCCCGGGGAAGCTCCTCGGCCGAGTAGCAGCGTGGGGTCCCATGGGTGTGGAGGCCCCTCCAGAGCTGGGGGCCATGGCGGGCCAGGCTGGCAGGCAGCCAGAACAGAAGCAAGAGGCGGGGGAGGAGCTGGTGGACAGGCATTGGGTGGTCAGGTCAGGGGGCACACGGGGAAGggggcagcccctgccctcccagcttGCCCTGGTTACTGTGCAAAGATGGGTTGTGCCCCTTCCTCTAAAGTTGGGgatactgaggcccagagggagacTGGGTCCTCAGCCCACACTCCCCAAagccccagggctcctgggacTCCTTCCCAGATTTGGGGCTTCTTGGGCCCTGTGCCAACATCCTCTGCTGAGGGGCAGGAGGGCCacctggggtggggtgagggggcagggggagaggcagcgGCTCACCATCGCAGCAGCGGCGCTGGGCTGGCAGAGGCAGGTGCACCTGGAGGCTGTGGACCTGGAGGCTGCTGGCTCCTGGCGCCCTTTATACCTCCAGCCACACCTGGGGAAAATCCGGGACAGCTTCCTCCTCGGGAAGTGCACGGCTGcgcttcctccttccctccccgtgggtccccactgtcccctcctccccactcaggGCCACCGTGCCCACCCCCACTCTTCCTGGCCCTCCCCCGCCCAGAGGGACCCTTGCCTAGGCTGAGCACCTGCAAATGGAGCGTGGACACTGGCAGCTTGTTTGAGCTGGGAGGTTTCTGCTGCGTGGAGCTGTGAGCTGGGGCAGCTGGGGCAgctcccatccccaccctgcgTGGACTCGAGGGCCGGCTCCCCAGGTGTGGACATGAGGTTGGTCCCGGTTTTTATCTAAGATGGTccaggaggggcacctgtgtCTGCCTCCTGCTGCACGGGTGGGGGAGAGTCCAGAGAGGCTCTGGAGGCAGAGGACCAGCAAGCGTCTTCAGATCTGGGTTGGGTTTCTACAGATTTACTCAACAAAACCTCTCCTAGAAGCCAGATGGGGCCAGAATACCTTGGAAACTTTCAAGTGGCTGCATCTCGAGAAGGAGAAGCTGGATTTGAGGAGCCCCTTCTCGGAGCTGTGGGGGCCATGGGGGGCCGGGGCCAGGCGCCTTGGTTATCCTTAAAGGGACAGTTGGAGGCGAGCCTGTGAAGCTTTGGGTGCCACTCCCTGGGTCCCCCGGCCACCCCTAAGACCCTGTGTCCAGGTCTCTCCTATCAGAGTCTAAAGTATCCCCCAGCTGAGGAGGGTCTGAGGGCAGGGGACTGGCCAGGAGAGGCACCATCCAGGGACATGAAGATATCCTGGAGCGGGGCTCTCCCGGTGCGCCTCTGGGCAGGGACCCGCCCTCCTGGTCCTTACAGGAGTCTGCACCTGCAGGCAGGCTGTCCTGTGCCCCTCTCccggggggagggcagggctagGGGAGAATGCTCCTTCCCGGAAGATGGGTGGATAGCTGCTTGAGTGCCCAGGGCTGCTCCTTCCTATGATGCCCCTGTCCATGGTCATCAGCCCTCTGCTTGCATACCTCTTGCAATGGGGAGCTCACCACCCCATGTGTGAGTTTGGTAGGGCTGCTCTAACAAAGCACCACCCACCGAGGGCTTAGGACGCAGATGTGTTCAttgttctggaggccagagtctCCAATCAAATAGTTGGCAGGGTCAATTCCTTCTGGGGTCTCTGAGGGATCCTCCTGTTCCCacctctcctagcttctggggACTGCTGGCAATTTTCAGTCCCTTGTGGCCACACTGCCTCATCTTCACGTGGCCTCTCCTATGGGTCTGTGTCTTCTCAGGACACTCACCTCATTCAAAGTGATCTCATTTCAAGCTCTTTACCTCATGACATCTGCCAAGACCCTTCACTCGTCAGAGGCACCAGGTCTAGGACTTGAATGTATTTTGGGGGGTACATGTTTGGGCCCAGGACCCCCATGCAGGGCGGATGCTGGTGCATTGTGGGGCATGCTGGCTCAGGCTAGCTCTTGAGAGGACCCTTCTGGGGCCTGACAGCTGCCTCCCTGCAGGGGTGCTGGGTCCTGGGGGAGCTTCAGTCCCTCCTGTGTCCACCCCGAGGCAGCGTGAGCCCTCAGAGGGCTGGGGTGGTGGTATGGTGGAGACTCCACTGTTGCAGCACGGAGCAGGGCTTGGCGCCCAGTGTTCCCTGAACACAGTGGAACGAAGGGAAGGGGGATGAGCGGGCTGCCCAGGGAGGAAGATGGGGCCCTGGTCTGGAGGCTGAGGGAGGGACACCAGCTGTGCAGTGTGGTCTGGCCTTCCTTCAGGCGGGAGGCCGGGGTGtctggccacacacacacacacacacacacacacacacacacaggcatcatttatgaaatgaaaaggcTGTAAAATGGTCACTCCTGCCACGGCTGCCAGGGGTGTTCCCCTCCCGCGGGGGCCCGGCTGGACACACAGGGCAAGTGCGGCCCCAGCCTTGCCCCTGCCCACACCAGCTCCccatggtggtgggggtgggtttCTGAATTTTCTGGGGTTTTTCAGAACAGCCCAGCGGGTGGGTGCCACGCTTGGCAGAGGGACTCTGGGACCAGGCTGCGCCACCACTCTGCTTCATGGCACCATGGGCGCGAGCCAGGCCCTGGGCGAGTCAGGGGACCAGGGGCAGGGCCCGGGGGTCGGGGTTCTGGCTGGCCAGCGCAGAGGCCGGAAGGATGCAGGGCGGGGGCCCTGGTGGCACCTCATTCCTGCGGGTGGCTGAGGCAAGCACAGAAGTCCCGGGTTGGGCAAGACTGGAAAGGCGCCCTCAGAGGAAGGCTGGAGGGAGTCCCTGAGGCGGTGTCCCCAGGGCCCCGCCCCCTAACCATGCCCCTCTCACCACCACAGGCCTCCTTCGGGCgaagccccagcccctcctgctgcGTGAGGCTGCAGGCTGGCCCTAGAGGGCCAGTGACCACTGCTACTTGGCGGGGGGGATCTggcgggggctgctggggggagcTCCTGGGGGAAACTTCTGGGGGGTtgctgggggagctgggagggaactgctgggggggagctggggggctgctggggagcctCTGGGGAAGCTGGGGCAGCCTCTGGGGGGAGCCCCTGAGGGGGGCGGGCAGCTGGCCACATGGGAGCTGTGGGGGCCGGAGGAGGCTCAGGCGCAGTGGGAGGCAGTGCAGGTACTACCATGAATGACCAGAGAAACCCACAGAAAAGTAACTTTCGCCAAATGAGCCACCGCATTAGCCTGATGCGTTCACTCATAATGGAGATTGTATCTCGCATTTGAGTTgacaaaaattacaaatttaaaaaatataacttttttttaatccactcaaAAGAGAGGAGGATGGAAGCTGTGGTGGCCACCGAGGTTTTGCCTGGGGAGGACAGGCTGGGGGGCATCAACACGggcagggtggtcagggaaggagtGTGGGAGGGCCCAGGCATATGCTGCTCTGGGGGCCCAAGGGGAACACAGGCCTGGCCAAGACTGTCAAGAGTTCCAGGAACAGGAAACCAGGAACCGGGAGTGCAaaggctctggggtgggggcaaTGGCAAGcaggtgggggtagggtgggtcGGCATGTGTCACGTGGCAGGGCTGCCCTGGCTGTGGCAACTGTACCTGGGCACAGGAATAGAGGGCCGTCTAGCGGATGGACAGGCCCTCAATTATCCCCACTATTTGCATGTTAACCTGCAGCCAAGATCTCAGCCATTGAGTTCCCGAGGATCCATTACCTCACAGAGACCTTCCTTAATCCAGATGCCTGGCCCAGAATGTTCTTTTCAGCAgactgggtgggggcagggctggtTCTGACTGTGGCCCTTGCCCCTTCCTGGACAGGCACCTCCTGAGTCTGGCCCAGAGGAGCCCTGAGTCCAGATGGCAAGTGCAAAGCTGCTAGCCTCAAGCAGGCTGAGGTTGAGGGGACCAGGGCTGTGGCTCCAGCCTCTGTATCAGAGGCCAGTGCCAGGTCAGCGGGTCAAGGAGAGCCGAGCACAGGCAGCTCTGTGGTGGGCTCCCCACTTTAGAGAGGCCATCACTGCCCAGCTGGGCACAGAGCACCTAAGGACAGATTTGCCCCCCACACATCCTGGCTTCTGGCTTGGTGTCCTCAAAGGCCACCCACTTGGGAGCATGGGAGTTCCCTTTATACCTGGCTGACACAATGGCAAACCAGATAAGCCAGGAGAAACTGCTGAAACACGTGATCAACTACTATGATGGAGGCATGACGTGAACGTGACACGGAGCACTGTCTACCCAGGAAGCCCGGCAGCACACTGGCCCCCCAGCCTGGGGGCAGAGGCCCAAGTGCACCCGTGAGCCAGATGGAGCTCAGCAGGtcacacaggcaggggagaagcccCCAGCCTGAGAGCAGCAGCATGGGCTCCGGGGGGTTTGCATGCCAGCACTTACAGACTGTTTTAAAGCAATCTGAAGGCAGAAAGGCCCTGGGTCTGCTGACTGCAGACAGTGTGGGGTGCTCGGAGGCCTTGCTGCTACTCTGCGAGCTCCATCCCCCAAGCAGGGGCTGCAGCAGCAGGGCAGCCCGCATGGCCCTCCCCATGGTGGACCCTACAGCATGAGTGCCCAACAGCTTTGGGGGGGCGGCAGGTTTGGGGGGAGAGCCCCTGTGCTAGAAGCACCAAGGGTATCTCACTGGGGCCTCCCAGGGGCCACATGGGCAtcgtggtggaggtgggggcccAGGCCCACGGAATCATCACCACCAGCACAAGACGGCTGTTtatcaaaatactttattttaggAGACCCCTCAAAAAAAGACCCTCCACATTAGACAGACGCCCAACAACaccctcagccttttttttttttttttggtcttttctgtatttttttttcctttttaaatcaaCTAAAACAATCTGATGCttaaaataaaagacaggaaataTTTCCCAATCGGACTTCAGTCaagaatatatatctattttttttgaCCCTGGGgtagggcaggggtggggaggaggttgcTCAGGAGCATGTGGCACTCCCGGCTGGGAAGGAGCACGTGCGGAGGACAGGACTCGGGGCAGGCTGGCTggcagaggggaggaaagagCACGGGCAGGTGGAACTGGACGCCTGGGACCCATCATTTACATAAAACAGGTGCCGTGTCCTGGCTCCTGCCGccggcctgcctgcctgcctgtctgtctggcGGGACTTCTGCTCTGGGATGGGGCTGCTTCAGTCTGGTCTGGTCAGGAGAAGACCAGGATTCAGCATCATCTTCATCACATGTGGCTTCTTTTCCAgctgagaaactttttttttcttttttaatttttaaaaagaatcacagCCAAAATGAGACATTAACTTCAAAATCCAAGACGGCTGTGCTCACGCTAGTTATAAAAACACAAGAGTCTCTCACTGTGGCAGGGGCCGAGCCCACGGGGCCCCTACACCTTCCCGGGGATCTTGGCCCGCTTGCGCGCAATGGCGTCCTCCACGGCTTTGAGCTGCTTCAGGAGCTCCTCCCGCCGAGACAGCGTGCTGGCCTTCCCTGATTTGGTGCCGGTGGAGACGGTGCCGGTGGTGCCGGCATCAGGGGCTTTGCCAGGCACACTTGTGACCTTACTGGAGCTCTTGGACTGGGGTGACAACTGGCGCTTCctgcggtggggggaggggggccatCAGAGGGTCTGTTGGAGCCTCCCGTTGGGTGAGGACCCAGGGCCCTGGTGCTTGGTGGTCTGGCCTGGCCGCAGGGAGGTGTGCTTTCCTCCCACCTCAGTGGTGGAGAGTGAAGAGTGAAGGGGGCCTCGCTGACCCACCCCTCCTGCTTCTGGTACTTCTCTGTGGCCTCCCCCTGCGGTGGGGAGAAACCCCATGCTGCTGACTCAGGAGGAGCCCTAAGGGCTGGGGCGTGTGGGGGGCTATACCCATCTGGACCATGCCCTCGAGCAGCGGGATGGCAAGGGCGGGCCTCACAGCTGACCTCCTGTGAGAAAGAAGTCTGCCCTGCTCCTGCTTCCAAGGCTGACTGGGAAGGCAGTAGAAGCTGAGAGCTCTAGAAAGCATCATGCCTCAGGCCCCTCATTCTGGGACCTGCTCCAGGGCAGGGAAGCTATGGCTGGCCCACCCTGAGGCAATGGCACTCATGTGGTCTGCCCAGGGGaaggcagtggggggagggggggcggggcggtggTGCACTCACCGGTCCGGTGGGGCCACAGGCACCTTAGAATTCTGGCCTCTCTGCCGCTCTGGTTTTGGGGAGCCAAGTCTCCCACCTGACTTCCGGTCCCGAGAACCTGGATGACACAGGATGAGGTAAGACCACGGGCCCCGCCCACAGCGGGCTGGTGTGCACGGACAGGGTTGGGGCGGCCTGGCCGGGTGCCCAAGACACCAACCCGGTGTCACGGTGGTTCAGTACCACCTGCTTGCTCtcacaggaagaggcagaaggcagagccagTCAGAAACAAGGGACAGGGTAGTGCTGGTCACGTCAGAGAGTGAAAAGCCCAAGAGCCCACAGAGGCCGAGGTGAGGGCAGGCCACCAAGCTGCCACTTATCAAACACTAAGACACTCATCGTTCATGCCTTTGAACTGAGAACAAATAGGCGGGACAAAGAAGTGACACCAGGAAGTCAGGGTAGTTCACACTGCTGTCCAGTGAGCATGGGGGCCCGTGTGAGGGTGATGGGGGTGTTAGTGCCTAGGTGGGCATATCAGGGACCCAGGCTTGCTGGCACGGGCCAGGGGtgccccctcctgctcctgtcAGGCCTCTCTGCCCCCTTTTAGGGAGGAATGATGGCTGTGTGCTAGCGATTGACACCACCTGGCAAATGACTGGAGTTGGACTTTTGGTGTAGCCACGCTGAGCCCCTTGCCTGCCCTCTGCACGCCCCCCAAGTCCACGCACCCTGTGCTATCACAGAGAGGAAGATGAACCACCTCCTGGCAGCCAGACagtggaaatattaaaaaaacaatgacagTCTTAACTTTTGTTcatttgaaatgttattttttataaaaaagttaCTTGTGTTAAAATACAGTAACTTTGTTACTATTATTCTCACATCAATAATTCTAATACCTTACCCCAGTAACTACACAAGTGGAAGTGCCCCAGGGCCCAGAGCTCTCCAGAGCCTGTGGGGTCCCAGCCCCTCCACCCTCCTGGTCCTGTGACCGCTGGAGACTCACCTCGGTCTGGGGACAAGTTAGCTCGCTTGGCCGGAGGAGGGCTTTGCCTGTCTTTGTCTGATGGTTCATAGCGCTTCCTGCTCCCTTTATCAGCCGCCTGGAACCGAGGTGGGAGCACAGTGAGGATGGCGGGCTGAGCTGTTGGCCAAGGTGGTGACagtctctgtccccctccctgtcctcctctgGGTGTTCTTGGAGCCCCATGGGAAGCAAGTCCCGGGCTTTTGGGCCTTCATTCTCTGCAGCAAAAGTGCCTGCAGAGACACTGTTCCCTGAGGCCATCAGCCCCATTTGAGACCCCAGGGGACGTCAGCTCACATAAGCCAGGTCACATGAAAGGCACCCTAGGAGAGCACCCACCACCCTGGGATGTTCTCATCTCGTAGGACATGCTATTGGGCTTGGTCACCTGACACCCATGGATCCTATATTGGGGCAGCACCACAAGCAGGTTGCTGACCAGCCTCAATCCCAGGAGTAAACTGGCCCCAGAGACCAGGGTGGCCCAAGGAGCTGGGCTGCTAGAAGTGGCAACAGCAGTGGCCACGGCCTCACCTTGTTCAACAGTGTCAGCTTGATCTCCTTATGGGCGACAAATGTGCCCTGCTGGGGTTGCCCTGGAGGCGCCTGCTGGGGGGCTGTGGGCTGCTGGGCTTTGCTGCCAGTGGAAGGCTTTGAGGACTTGGGGAGCTGTGCAGACGGGTCCCTTTTCCGTTTGTCCTCTTTAACCCCATCTTCTTTCTTCGACTTTCCTGCCAACAACAAATGCTAAGTCATAGTTGCCATCCTGGCACAGTGGTTTCCTGTGGGCCACTGGTGGAGGGACGTGCCATCAGTAGGCAATGAGTCCGTGGGACAGAGCTGGGAGGTCCCTGTGCTTTCTGTTTAATCAAGTGAGGCTGTGTGCACACCCTCTTTCCACGAAGGGCCTGCCCGCCTCTGCAGCCACAATGCCCAGGACATGAGGAGCTCCCTGTACCTTTCTCCTTCTTGgtctgggctggggtgggggaccGCGAACTTGCTGAGGACACGGGGCTGGCCAGGTCTGCGTACATGTCGTCTGAGTCCACGCTGTGCACCGAGCTACTACTCGACGTGGCGCTGGACACCGAGGAGACGCTGCTCACGCTCAGGGACCTGGACACACACAAGCACATCTGCACCCACATGGCCctgactgggagatggtggtgggcCAGTGTTCACAGGAGCTGGAGTGGGTGTCCACGTCCACCTTCCCGTCTCCAGTTCTGAGGAACATGTACCACCAAACTGGAGATTTCACAGGGTCCTCTGGGTGGTTTAAAGGTGCCCAAGGATGAGGGGATGCCCCTGTCGCAGAGTTGAGGGCCCTTGCACAAATGAGCAGCTGCCCTGTGTGCTGGGCAGGGTGTATATGATGCATCAGGCTGGTGACAACAGAGCTAGGTGCCCAGGTAATGAGGCCTGAGAATGGGGAGGGTTTTGCCCTGCAATTGCACCAGATACCAGTGCAGAGGCTGCCCAGGCCCAGCACGTGACTCTGGAAAGCACAGAGCCGGCAGCCAGCTCTCGCTGTGAGGACATGCCACACAGTAGGCCACTGAGTCCTGTCACTCTCAGAAAACACTCAAAGGAtcaggggagaaaggaagggccAGTTTTGTGTAAAGGCTGGGTCTTTAAACCTCTTTTAGGAAGATCTGGGCAAATGTATAAACCACCTACTGCTGAGAAATCAACAAGAATGATGAATACAGGAATCTAAGGATGGATCTGACaccgatttctttttttttttttttttttttttttccgatttcTTTTCAAACAGCTCAAAAGCAGAATTCTTTCCTACTTATTCTTTTCTCACGTTTTGCTATGGCCATCTGCCAGGCTCCCCAGCATGAGGCCTGTGGGGCACCTGTGCATGCTTGTGGCTGCCTGTGTGAGCCAGTCCCCACCATGCCCATGGCGGGTGCCTGGGCAGAGGGGGGAGGTGGTCAGGGTTTGGGGGGGCCAAGGCCGAGGAGGTGTTGACAATGACCTGGATCTGGAACTAGAGCCGCTGTagctgctgccgctgccgctgccacTGACGGTCCGCCTGCAACACAGAGGAGCCCTGCCAGTGCCGCTGTTGCGGTGCCCCCAGAACCCAACTCCCAAGTACACAGGGCTCTGCTTGCTTGTAAGGGCTATTTTTCCTCAAGAGAAAGATGCCAACCCTCTCCCTGGCGTCAAGGGGGGCCAGTGTTCTGCACAACCACATCTACTGTCCTTAGGTACTGGTGCTACCCGATGTGCTCAGGAGGAAGCTAAGGCTCAGGTACGTGATATGACTGGATAGCCATAAGGGGACAAGGACCAAACGCcagtccccccccaccccaccccaatgcCTGTTCTCTCACCTCCTGGGGGGGCTCCTAGCTTGTCGCTCCCTCCTCCTGGCTTCCCGAGGGTCTCCTGGCTTGGCAGGCTCAGGGGCTGGAGCAGTGGTTTTGGGAACCTGTGCTGGGGCTGGAGGCGGGACTGGCTTCTTCACTGACTTCTCTCTGTGACGGGAAATAGAGAGAGGTCACACCTGGCCCCACAGATGGAGGACAGGTCCATGTGAAGAGCCCTTGAGAACCACCTGCTTTCCTGACCCTGGCTGCTTCAACCCGGCCCTGTGGGGAAGGATGGACCTCCCAGGGCACCAGAGCTGTTCATGTTGGGGACCCACACTGCATTATACAGAATGGCCCCAAAAGCTTTTCTGTGTTGTCAATGGGAGGAGGATACCCTGCTGATCATTCCAGCAGCACTGAACACTCATGGTTCAGGTGGAATTATCGTGAAACAAAGTCTTGGGCAAAAGCAAGCTACACAGCACAGTGTCGGGTGAGTTAAGATCTGTGCAGATGGAGACGCATGCACAAGCTTGCCTCCTGTGCAGTCTAGATGTGGAGTGGCCTCACATGTTTGCTAAGCCCACGAAATGGCACAATTTAGATGAACATGGACCCCTGACATGAGTTACACCACAATACTGTTCACTTTTAAAGAGTGAGTGACTCAGGATTCCCTATGTGCTCACGAGGCCTGTTGGCAGACTCCATTCAGGATGAAAATCTGCCATGTGGAGCA
The Vulpes lagopus strain Blue_001 chromosome 10, ASM1834538v1, whole genome shotgun sequence genome window above contains:
- the IL17C gene encoding interleukin-17C, whose amino-acid sequence is MGRAMRAALLLQPLLGGWSSQSSSKASEHPTLSALLPRLLLLFWLPASLARHGPQLWRGLHTHGTPRCYSAEELPRGQAPPHLLARAAKWEQALPVALVSSLEAGGRGRQQDGPPAGAQCPVLQPEEVLEADIHQRSISPWRYRVDTDESRYPQKLAFAECLCRGCISARTGRETAALNSVPLLQSLLVLRRRPCSRDTTGLPTPGAFSFHAEFIRVPIGCTCVLPRST